A single window of bacterium DNA harbors:
- a CDS encoding PLP-dependent aspartate aminotransferase family protein, with protein sequence MDAKNMRMHTKVVHAGQHPDPATGAISVPIYQSSTFRFREAAEGAARFAGTDDGYIYTRLGNPTTAHLEECIATLEGGCGALGAATGMAAVNTVYFTLLGQGDHVVCTEALYGPSRTVLETEYSRFGIDATFVDSSIIENVENAMRPETKLVYIETPANPTLKMTDIAACAAIAHAHGALLAVDNTFSSPILQQPFDLGADIIVHSMTKFINGHTDVVAGMVVAKNPDVFTRLRKVHRNLGGTMDPHQAWLVLRGVRTLALRMEKAQANAMDLARYLESHPKVTWVRYPGLESHPQYELGLRQMSGPGAVISFGVKGGLEVGRTVIDNVQIPTLAVSLGGIESLIEHPASMTHAGIPQHEREEADITDDLVRLAVGCEDVEDLREDLARVLDMI encoded by the coding sequence ATGGACGCAAAGAACATGCGCATGCATACCAAGGTGGTTCACGCCGGTCAGCACCCGGATCCCGCGACGGGAGCCATATCCGTGCCCATCTACCAGTCGTCCACCTTCCGTTTCCGCGAAGCCGCCGAAGGCGCGGCCCGCTTCGCCGGCACCGACGACGGCTACATCTACACGCGCCTCGGCAACCCCACGACGGCGCACCTCGAGGAATGCATCGCCACCCTCGAAGGCGGCTGCGGCGCCCTGGGAGCCGCCACGGGCATGGCCGCCGTGAACACGGTGTACTTCACGCTGCTGGGCCAGGGCGATCACGTTGTCTGCACCGAGGCGCTCTACGGCCCGTCCCGCACGGTGCTGGAGACGGAATATTCCCGCTTCGGGATCGACGCTACCTTCGTCGACTCGTCGATCATCGAGAACGTCGAGAACGCCATGCGGCCGGAAACGAAGCTGGTCTATATCGAGACGCCCGCCAACCCCACGCTGAAGATGACGGACATCGCCGCCTGCGCTGCCATCGCTCATGCGCACGGGGCCCTGCTGGCGGTGGACAACACCTTCTCCTCCCCGATCCTGCAACAACCCTTCGACCTCGGCGCCGACATCATCGTGCACAGCATGACGAAGTTCATCAACGGCCATACAGACGTGGTGGCCGGCATGGTCGTCGCCAAGAATCCGGACGTCTTCACGCGGCTGCGCAAGGTGCACCGCAACCTGGGCGGGACCATGGATCCCCACCAGGCCTGGCTCGTGCTGCGCGGCGTGCGCACCCTGGCGCTGCGCATGGAGAAGGCGCAGGCCAACGCCATGGATCTGGCCCGCTACCTCGAGTCCCATCCCAAGGTCACCTGGGTTCGGTATCCCGGTCTCGAGAGCCATCCCCAGTACGAACTGGGACTGCGGCAGATGTCCGGCCCCGGGGCCGTGATCTCCTTCGGGGTAAAGGGCGGGTTGGAGGTGGGACGCACGGTGATAGACAACGTCCAGATCCCCACCCTCGCGGTGAGCCTCGGCGGCATCGAGAGCCTGATCGAGCATCCCGCGTCGATGACGCACGCCGGAATTCCTCAGCACGAACGCGAAGAAGCCGATATCACGGATGATCTGGTCCGCTTGGCCGTCGGCTGCGAGGACGTCGAGGACCTGCGGGAGGACCTCGCCAGGGTCCTGGACATGATCTGA